One Nodosilinea sp. FACHB-141 DNA segment encodes these proteins:
- a CDS encoding M48 family metalloprotease translates to MGRSQRFVTALLASFLGAVLLSQGIPGFAAEPTRAAAPAATVLANAEDALPVDPVARPENTLPTPFPEQPDGTLKLPPKEPDIPEIPGAGSEAIPAATDIDADSTVGRALLLSGLSPEVAKRSEILIEADRLYQAGNLADAELLYRAAKDPEWLAEPGSELAIAPLTDPAELPPAGQVYWREAQAGAESEFPNRVLVPLELLVKNYPEFLPGQALYASYLVQNDRADEAARVLDEAIARYPYNPELLKAQAEVQMAREQWIEAAITANQFAVLNPEHPEAEAMSTLARQNLDRFRGETNQTLTRNLISNIVTGAAGYILTGGLLGPFSALNSGILLMQGESGLGNQVAEQVKRQLPIVDDPEIRAYVNDMGQRLAALAGRDEFDYTFEVIMDDSLNAFALPGGKIFLNAGAITKSHSEAELAGLVGHELAHAVLSHSFQMVTQGNLTASLASFIPIPEVANIAAGLVVSSYSRDMERQSDILGTKLLATSRYAADGLHNLMITLENEFGNQGVTWFASHPNPGDRVSYLKQLIDQGGFDRYTYEGVETHLKMRYKMNQLITQYKLEQGIPEDEPIQGRRR, encoded by the coding sequence ATGGGGCGATCGCAGCGGTTTGTGACGGCATTACTGGCCAGTTTTTTAGGGGCAGTGCTGCTGAGCCAGGGGATTCCAGGGTTTGCGGCAGAGCCTACCCGAGCGGCGGCGCCAGCGGCAACGGTGTTGGCCAACGCCGAGGATGCGCTGCCTGTGGATCCGGTCGCACGGCCCGAAAATACGCTGCCTACTCCATTTCCAGAGCAGCCCGACGGCACTCTAAAGCTGCCGCCTAAGGAACCCGATATTCCCGAGATTCCTGGGGCTGGCTCTGAGGCTATCCCAGCGGCCACAGATATTGATGCCGATTCAACCGTGGGCCGGGCGCTGCTGCTGTCTGGCCTTTCGCCCGAGGTGGCCAAGCGCAGCGAGATCTTGATCGAGGCCGATCGCCTCTACCAGGCCGGCAATCTCGCCGATGCTGAACTCCTCTACCGGGCGGCCAAAGACCCAGAATGGCTGGCAGAACCAGGGTCAGAGCTGGCGATCGCCCCCCTCACCGACCCCGCTGAGCTACCTCCGGCTGGGCAGGTCTACTGGCGCGAGGCCCAAGCCGGGGCCGAGTCCGAATTCCCCAATCGAGTGCTGGTGCCCTTAGAACTGCTGGTGAAAAACTACCCCGAGTTTTTGCCGGGTCAGGCCCTCTACGCCAGCTACCTCGTGCAAAACGACCGGGCCGACGAGGCGGCTCGGGTGCTGGATGAGGCGATCGCTCGCTATCCCTACAATCCCGAGTTGCTCAAGGCTCAGGCCGAGGTGCAGATGGCCCGCGAACAGTGGATTGAAGCTGCCATTACCGCCAACCAGTTCGCTGTTCTCAACCCCGAGCACCCCGAAGCCGAAGCCATGAGCACCCTGGCCCGGCAGAACCTCGATCGCTTTCGCGGCGAGACGAACCAAACCCTGACCCGCAATTTGATATCAAATATTGTCACTGGGGCGGCCGGATACATTCTCACCGGAGGGCTGCTGGGGCCATTTAGCGCGCTCAATTCTGGCATTTTGCTCATGCAGGGCGAAAGCGGTTTGGGCAATCAGGTGGCCGAGCAGGTGAAGCGACAGCTGCCCATTGTCGATGATCCTGAGATTCGCGCCTACGTGAATGACATGGGCCAGCGGCTAGCCGCCCTGGCCGGCCGCGACGAGTTTGACTATACGTTTGAGGTCATCATGGATGACAGCCTCAACGCCTTTGCCCTGCCCGGCGGCAAAATTTTCTTGAATGCTGGAGCGATCACCAAAAGCCACTCCGAAGCCGAACTGGCTGGTTTGGTCGGCCATGAACTGGCCCACGCGGTGCTTTCCCACAGTTTTCAGATGGTGACCCAGGGCAACCTTACCGCTAGCCTAGCCTCGTTTATTCCCATTCCTGAGGTGGCCAACATCGCTGCTGGGCTGGTGGTGTCGAGCTACTCCCGCGACATGGAGCGCCAGTCAGACATTTTGGGTACTAAGCTGCTAGCCACCAGCCGCTACGCCGCTGACGGGCTGCACAATCTGATGATTACCCTCGAAAACGAGTTCGGCAACCAGGGCGTGACCTGGTTTGCCTCGCACCCCAATCCAGGCGATCGCGTCAGCTATCTCAAGCAGCTGATCGACCAAGGCGGCTTCGACCGCTACACCTACGAAGGGGTCGAAACTCACCTCAAGATGCGCTACAAGATGAACCAGCTAATCACTCAATACAAGCTGGAACAAGGCATTCCAGAAGATGAACCAATTCAGGGCAGGCGTCGCTAA
- a CDS encoding E3 ubiquitin ligase family protein encodes MAIAGIIFIIAGAVLGWVQKRQQGRCRQLKLARACQATDLEAAATAVSKEIGGGDWRDYVWLWGTIKTTTPLTSEFKAVPCVCYSSTVVREYEETVRQKDSDGKVTTSTQRGSETISEHSQRIPFDLVDPSGQVRVDPEEAKIEPVEVLDEFRPGNPAGGMLSFGPFSLALGEDSISGPRRTLGYRYRETVLPLDRPLLVVGMASDRTGTIVIEKPAQDYQPYIITLKSHEAITKSVDQSAKIAFWSMVGCFGVGVVLLLAAIVG; translated from the coding sequence ATGGCGATCGCAGGCATTATCTTCATTATCGCTGGGGCCGTTCTCGGGTGGGTGCAAAAACGTCAGCAGGGCCGCTGTCGCCAGCTCAAACTGGCTCGTGCCTGTCAGGCAACCGACCTAGAGGCCGCGGCTACTGCCGTCTCAAAAGAAATTGGCGGCGGCGACTGGCGCGACTATGTGTGGCTGTGGGGCACCATCAAAACGACTACACCCCTCACCTCAGAATTTAAGGCAGTTCCCTGCGTGTGCTACAGCAGCACCGTAGTGCGCGAGTACGAAGAAACCGTGCGCCAGAAAGACAGTGACGGCAAAGTCACTACCAGCACTCAGCGGGGCTCAGAAACCATCAGCGAGCACAGTCAGCGCATTCCCTTCGACCTGGTAGATCCATCGGGGCAGGTGCGAGTGGATCCTGAAGAGGCCAAGATCGAGCCAGTGGAAGTGCTAGACGAATTTCGGCCGGGCAACCCGGCGGGGGGCATGCTCTCCTTTGGCCCGTTTTCGCTAGCGCTGGGGGAAGACAGTATCAGCGGCCCCCGCCGCACCTTGGGCTACCGCTATCGAGAGACCGTTTTGCCGCTCGATCGCCCTCTGCTAGTGGTGGGGATGGCGAGCGATCGCACCGGCACCATCGTCATTGAAAAACCCGCCCAGGACTACCAACCCTACATCATCACGCTGAAATCCCACGAGGCCATTACTAAGAGCGTTGATCAAAGTGCCAAAATCGCTTTCTGGTCGATGGTGGGGTGCTTTGGGGTGGGGGTAGTGCTGCTATTGGCGGCGATCGTGGGGTGA
- the acsF gene encoding magnesium-protoporphyrin IX monomethyl ester (oxidative) cyclase — MVDSLKKPEFQEIRPGVKSPAKDTILTPRFYTTDFDEMAAMDISVNEDELLAILEEFRADYNRHHFVRSDVFDKSWDSISGETRQMFVEFLERSCTAEFSGFLLYKELGRRLKGKNPVLAECFELMSRDEARHAGFLNKAMSDFNLQLDLGFLTKSKDYTFFKPKFIFYATYLSEKIGYWRYITIFRHLESHPENEIYPIFRFFENWCQDENRHGDFFSALMKAQPEILNDWKAKLWCRFFLLSVFATMYLNDLQRSGFYASLGLNARDYDIEVIEKTNETAGRVFPVTLNVNHPSFFKRLDVAAAANDKLAKVSASNQPKPVQLLQKLPHIATIGWQLVQLYFLKPIDTIAVRGQVR; from the coding sequence ATGGTAGATTCCCTTAAAAAGCCTGAATTTCAAGAGATTCGCCCAGGGGTAAAGTCTCCCGCCAAAGACACCATTCTCACCCCTCGGTTTTACACCACCGACTTTGACGAGATGGCCGCCATGGACATCTCGGTCAACGAAGACGAGCTACTCGCCATCCTCGAAGAGTTTCGGGCTGACTACAACCGCCACCACTTCGTGCGCAGTGATGTCTTTGACAAGTCCTGGGACTCGATCAGTGGCGAGACCCGGCAAATGTTTGTGGAATTTCTAGAGCGCTCCTGCACCGCTGAATTCTCGGGCTTTTTGCTCTATAAAGAACTGGGCCGCCGCCTCAAGGGCAAAAACCCTGTGCTGGCTGAGTGCTTTGAGCTGATGTCGCGCGATGAAGCGCGCCACGCGGGCTTTCTCAACAAGGCCATGTCTGACTTCAACCTACAGTTAGACCTGGGCTTTTTGACCAAGAGCAAAGACTACACCTTCTTTAAGCCCAAGTTCATCTTCTACGCCACCTACCTATCCGAGAAGATTGGCTACTGGCGCTATATCACCATCTTCCGCCACCTCGAGTCTCACCCTGAGAACGAGATTTACCCCATCTTCCGCTTTTTTGAGAACTGGTGCCAAGACGAAAACCGCCACGGCGACTTCTTCTCGGCCCTGATGAAGGCTCAGCCCGAAATCCTCAACGACTGGAAGGCCAAGCTGTGGTGCCGCTTCTTCCTGCTGTCGGTGTTTGCCACCATGTACCTCAACGACCTTCAGCGCAGCGGCTTCTACGCTTCCCTAGGTCTCAATGCTCGCGATTACGACATTGAGGTAATTGAGAAGACCAACGAAACCGCTGGGCGCGTCTTCCCGGTGACGCTAAACGTCAACCACCCCAGCTTCTTCAAGCGGTTGGATGTGGCAGCGGCAGCGAACGACAAACTGGCTAAGGTTTCGGCCTCTAACCAGCCCAAGCCTGTGCAGCTGCTGCAAAAGCTACCCCACATTGCCACCATTGGTTGGCAGCTGGTGCAGCTTTACTTCCTCAAGCCCATTGACACCATTGCCGTCCGCGGTCAGGTGCGCTAG
- the dnaK gene encoding molecular chaperone DnaK produces the protein MGKVVGIDLGTTNSVVAVMEGGKPTVIANAEGFRTTPSVVAYAKNGDRLVGQIAKRQAVMNTENTFYSVKRFIGRRFDEVTTESTEVAYKVMNVGNNVKIDCPQAGQQFSPEEISAQILRKLADDAGKYLGEKVTQAVITVPAYFNDSQRQATKDAGKIAGLEVLRIINEPTAASLAYGLDRKSNETILVFDLGGGTFDVSILEVGDGVFEVLATSGDTHLGGDDFDKKIVDYLAGEFQKMEGIELRKDKQALQRLTEAAEKAKIELSSVTQAEINLPFITATQDGPKHLEMTLTRAKFEELCADLIDRCRIPVEQALKDAKIAKTAIDEVVLVGGSTRIPAIKDVVKRTLDKEPNETVNPDEVVAVGAAIQGGVLAGEVKDILLLDVTPLSLGVETLGGVMTKLIPRNTTIPTKKSEVFSTAQDGQTNVEIKVLQGEREMANDNKSLGTFQLSGIPPAPRGVPQIEVIFDIDANGILNVTAKDKGTGKEQTITISGASRLDESEIERMVKDAEANSAADKERRERIDLKNQADSLSYQAEKQLADMGDKVPAADKEKAEEQIKALRTAIEAEDFDTIKTLTGELQQTLYGISTNLYQQAGGDAAGATPGPDATPGDSSGGDDVIDAEFSEPGSN, from the coding sequence ATGGGTAAAGTAGTTGGAATCGACCTAGGCACCACTAACTCTGTGGTTGCCGTCATGGAAGGGGGAAAGCCCACTGTTATCGCTAACGCCGAAGGCTTTCGCACTACCCCCTCGGTCGTCGCCTACGCTAAGAACGGCGATCGCCTCGTTGGCCAAATCGCCAAGCGCCAAGCGGTCATGAACACCGAGAACACCTTTTACTCGGTCAAGCGCTTCATCGGTCGTCGCTTTGACGAAGTCACCACCGAGTCAACCGAAGTCGCTTACAAAGTCATGAACGTAGGCAACAACGTCAAAATTGACTGCCCCCAAGCAGGCCAGCAATTTTCACCCGAAGAAATTTCGGCTCAAATTCTGCGCAAACTGGCCGACGATGCCGGTAAGTATTTGGGTGAAAAAGTCACCCAGGCCGTGATCACCGTGCCGGCCTACTTCAACGACTCTCAGCGCCAGGCCACCAAAGACGCCGGTAAAATCGCCGGTCTAGAGGTGCTGCGCATCATCAACGAGCCGACCGCCGCTTCGCTGGCCTACGGTCTCGATCGCAAGAGCAACGAAACCATCCTGGTCTTTGACCTTGGCGGTGGTACCTTCGACGTCTCCATTCTCGAAGTGGGCGACGGCGTGTTTGAAGTACTGGCTACATCTGGCGACACCCACCTGGGCGGCGACGACTTCGACAAGAAGATTGTTGACTACCTAGCCGGTGAGTTCCAAAAGATGGAAGGCATCGAGCTGCGCAAAGACAAGCAGGCCCTGCAGCGCCTGACTGAGGCCGCTGAAAAAGCCAAAATTGAGCTGTCGAGTGTAACTCAAGCCGAAATCAACCTGCCCTTTATCACCGCGACCCAGGATGGCCCCAAGCACCTGGAAATGACCCTCACCCGAGCCAAGTTCGAGGAGCTGTGCGCCGATCTGATCGATCGCTGCCGCATCCCCGTCGAGCAGGCTCTTAAGGATGCCAAGATTGCCAAGACCGCCATTGACGAAGTGGTGCTGGTGGGCGGTTCCACCCGCATTCCTGCCATCAAGGACGTAGTCAAGCGCACCCTCGACAAAGAGCCCAACGAAACCGTCAACCCTGACGAGGTCGTGGCCGTAGGTGCTGCTATTCAAGGTGGCGTGCTGGCTGGGGAAGTCAAAGACATCCTGCTGCTCGACGTCACTCCCCTGTCTCTCGGTGTGGAAACCCTAGGCGGTGTGATGACCAAACTCATCCCCCGCAACACCACCATTCCCACCAAGAAGTCGGAGGTGTTCTCCACCGCCCAAGATGGGCAAACCAACGTGGAGATCAAGGTGCTCCAGGGCGAGCGCGAAATGGCGAATGACAACAAGAGCCTGGGTACCTTCCAGCTCTCTGGCATTCCCCCTGCGCCCCGTGGCGTGCCCCAGATCGAGGTGATCTTTGACATTGACGCCAACGGCATTCTCAATGTCACCGCCAAAGACAAGGGCACCGGCAAAGAGCAGACCATCACCATCTCGGGTGCCTCAAGGCTGGATGAGTCTGAGATCGAGCGCATGGTCAAGGATGCCGAAGCCAACTCCGCCGCTGACAAAGAGCGCCGCGAGCGCATCGACCTCAAGAACCAGGCTGACTCACTCTCCTACCAGGCTGAGAAGCAGCTGGCTGATATGGGTGACAAAGTGCCCGCCGCTGATAAGGAAAAAGCCGAGGAGCAGATCAAGGCGCTTAGAACCGCCATTGAAGCCGAGGACTTTGACACCATCAAAACCCTTACGGGCGAACTGCAACAGACCCTCTATGGCATCAGCACCAACCTATATCAACAGGCCGGTGGCGATGCGGCTGGCGCAACCCCTGGCCCCGACGCTACCCCTGGCGATAGCTCCGGTGGCGATGATGTGATCGATGCCGAGTTCTCTGAACCGGGCTCGAACTAA
- a CDS encoding tetratricopeptide repeat protein, protein MNSQTYLGHNQEAYQELRLALQLNLRRQLLIAVCDDLALQEQLAQRLEANFSPLPETVPLAAEVRARQFTLVTLRLSGDRPDLVREVLLWLKQQRRLQSSSPTTPVFQIVGIDQLTRQSPTVQNRFLASLIRVDALLTQLDCRLVVWVPRPWLGKIRQSVPGFWRSRSGLFEFMGEPGASPSAPAEPAVPPAPTSPSANLPDLWRVLRDDLSTFEQPAPASTDRTSKDAAVAQREVPPTVELPILLSSDSQAAPNKAHDLPQNPQNYTVVEQGTFSSIVMPPVGSTAAETLAALQRAEPMLPTVEPVPVPVSSPTSLHPTGDLQLPPDLAQDVELANLWRYIQGLVEQQAGPLTLARTYLALGQMGRDRLSVEAPAASVLDFATAVYDRAIAGLPEGSTDWCDALNDLASLYWLQGQQESTPDPAPWLRRSVSTYEKALQGGAKAIPADTLGRIYGNLGTVYGLLANLDDPAPCLEKAVAAYQQALVHSPAARSPIDYANLQNSLGAIHWRLSQCEQPQHHLAQAIAAYGEALAHRTAQDAPLEYAMVQNNLGIAYWSLAQHQQPVFLLERAIAAYQAALKHRTVAVSPAGCAATANNLGTAYWDLAQQAAVAGERRIATLQQAVAAYETALAAAQIALQETPPPALGFDLWATCHSAGVVHDQLAQALPETQAEARQHHLETALSQYLLTYQGWYDNPQQMEVLITALVYNAHLNFEIFGIPGQQAVLSKLPGELLAQVLRRL, encoded by the coding sequence TTGAATTCTCAAACCTACCTGGGGCACAACCAGGAAGCCTATCAGGAGCTGCGACTGGCTCTGCAACTCAACCTGCGGCGGCAATTGCTGATTGCGGTGTGCGATGACCTAGCTCTGCAAGAGCAGCTGGCCCAGCGCCTGGAGGCTAACTTTAGTCCCCTGCCCGAGACAGTGCCCTTAGCAGCGGAGGTACGGGCGCGTCAATTCACGCTGGTGACCCTGCGGCTGAGCGGCGATCGCCCTGACCTGGTGCGCGAGGTCTTGCTGTGGCTGAAGCAGCAGCGTCGGCTCCAGAGCAGCTCGCCGACCACACCCGTGTTTCAAATTGTGGGCATCGACCAGCTCACCCGCCAGTCGCCTACGGTGCAAAACCGGTTTTTGGCTTCGCTGATTCGGGTCGATGCGCTGCTGACCCAGCTCGACTGTCGGTTGGTGGTGTGGGTGCCGCGCCCCTGGTTGGGCAAAATTCGTCAGTCGGTGCCTGGGTTTTGGCGATCGCGCAGCGGTCTGTTTGAGTTCATGGGTGAACCCGGTGCGTCCCCCTCGGCTCCGGCCGAGCCAGCGGTGCCGCCAGCGCCAACAAGCCCCTCGGCTAATCTCCCCGATCTCTGGCGGGTGCTGCGGGATGATCTTTCGACCTTTGAGCAGCCTGCGCCTGCGTCAACGGATCGTACTTCCAAGGATGCAGCGGTGGCACAGCGAGAGGTGCCGCCGACCGTAGAGCTGCCAATTCTGCTCAGCTCAGATTCTCAGGCTGCACCCAACAAGGCTCATGATCTGCCGCAGAATCCTCAGAACTACACTGTTGTAGAGCAAGGAACGTTTTCAAGCATCGTCATGCCGCCGGTGGGCTCAACGGCGGCAGAGACCCTGGCGGCCTTACAGCGGGCTGAACCTATGCTGCCAACCGTTGAGCCGGTTCCTGTCCCTGTATCCAGCCCAACATCGCTGCACCCTACAGGAGATCTACAGCTCCCCCCCGATCTGGCCCAAGATGTGGAGCTGGCGAATCTATGGCGCTACATTCAGGGATTGGTTGAGCAGCAGGCGGGGCCGCTGACCTTAGCGCGGACGTATCTAGCTCTAGGCCAGATGGGGCGCGATCGCCTCTCGGTCGAAGCCCCCGCCGCCAGCGTGCTGGACTTTGCGACGGCGGTGTACGACCGGGCGATCGCCGGTTTGCCCGAGGGCAGCACTGACTGGTGCGACGCCCTCAACGACCTAGCCAGCCTCTACTGGCTCCAAGGACAGCAGGAGAGCACTCCTGACCCCGCGCCTTGGCTGCGCCGCAGCGTCAGCACCTACGAAAAAGCCCTCCAGGGCGGCGCCAAAGCGATCCCCGCCGACACCTTGGGGCGCATCTACGGCAACCTGGGCACTGTCTATGGGCTACTGGCGAACCTGGACGATCCAGCCCCCTGTCTAGAAAAGGCGGTGGCGGCGTATCAGCAGGCTTTAGTACACAGCCCGGCGGCGCGATCGCCCATCGACTACGCCAATCTGCAAAACAGCTTGGGGGCGATTCACTGGCGGCTGTCCCAATGTGAGCAGCCTCAGCACCATCTGGCCCAGGCCATTGCCGCCTACGGTGAAGCTCTGGCCCACCGCACTGCCCAAGATGCGCCGCTGGAATATGCCATGGTGCAAAACAACCTGGGCATTGCCTACTGGAGTTTGGCCCAGCACCAACAGCCGGTATTTTTGCTCGAACGGGCGATCGCCGCCTACCAGGCCGCCCTCAAACATCGCACCGTGGCCGTTTCCCCGGCTGGTTGTGCGGCCACCGCCAATAACTTGGGCACTGCCTACTGGGATCTGGCTCAGCAGGCGGCTGTGGCAGGCGAACGGCGCATTGCTACCCTGCAACAAGCCGTTGCCGCCTACGAAACCGCTCTGGCCGCCGCCCAAATTGCCCTGCAAGAAACACCACCCCCTGCCCTTGGGTTTGACCTGTGGGCCACCTGTCACAGCGCCGGCGTGGTTCACGATCAGCTGGCTCAGGCGCTGCCAGAAACTCAGGCTGAAGCCCGTCAGCATCATCTAGAAACGGCCCTCAGCCAATACCTGCTGACCTACCAAGGCTGGTACGACAATCCCCAGCAAATGGAGGTGCTGATCACAGCCTTGGTCTACAACGCCCACCTCAACTTTGAAATCTTCGGCATCCCCGGTCAGCAGGCGGTGCTCTCTAAGCTGCCGGGGGAGCTGTTGGCTCAGGTGTTGCGGCGGCTGTAG
- the hemJ gene encoding protoporphyrinogen oxidase HemJ, protein MAYYWFKAFHIVGVVVWFAGLFYLVRLFIYHVEAEAEPEPARSILKNQYTIMEKRLYGIITTPGMVVAVAMAVGLLVLMPEYLKDGWMHAKLGLVAVLLAYHHYCARLMRQLHRGECKWSGQQLRALNEAPTLLLVAIVMLVIFKNNFPTGATTWLMVGLVVFMAATIQLYARKRRLDKEKAALDAIPEPQALQNS, encoded by the coding sequence ATGGCCTACTACTGGTTCAAAGCGTTTCACATTGTCGGCGTGGTGGTGTGGTTCGCCGGGTTGTTTTACCTGGTGCGCCTGTTTATTTACCACGTCGAAGCCGAGGCCGAGCCAGAACCGGCCCGCAGCATTCTCAAGAACCAGTACACCATTATGGAAAAGCGCCTCTACGGCATCATTACCACTCCCGGCATGGTGGTGGCGGTCGCTATGGCTGTGGGGTTACTGGTGCTCATGCCTGAATACCTCAAGGATGGCTGGATGCACGCCAAGCTGGGGCTGGTGGCGGTGCTGCTGGCCTATCACCACTACTGCGCTCGGTTGATGCGGCAGCTGCACCGGGGTGAATGTAAGTGGTCGGGGCAACAGCTGCGGGCGCTCAACGAAGCTCCCACTCTGCTGCTGGTAGCGATCGTCATGCTGGTGATCTTTAAGAACAACTTCCCCACGGGGGCGACCACCTGGCTGATGGTGGGGCTGGTAGTGTTTATGGCGGCCACGATTCAGCTGTACGCCCGCAAACGACGGCTAGATAAGGAGAAAGCCGCCCTCGATGCGATCCCTGAGCCCCAGGCTTTGCAGAACTCCTGA
- a CDS encoding leucine-rich repeat-containing protein kinase family protein has protein sequence MDTRPEATLMHNLEMRRPLSVGPEPLHLRPGTRRLNLAAGLTTFPEEILELADSLEVLDLSNNALTTLPDSFAQLRNLRVAFFSNNAFEVLPEVLAHCPKLSMIGFKSNQITTVPAGALPQATRWLILTDNRIESLPESIGQLTKLQKLMLAGNQLRALPESLANCQNLELVRLAANQLEALPPQLLTLPRLSWLAYAGNPFCQSWGSEPLPLPQIAWDDLTVGDVLGEGASGVISRGTWRQGQDEMPVALKLFKGAITSDGLPEDEMRACLAAGAHPNLVAPLGQIVAHPEQNHGLVLPLVDPSYQVMGGPPSLESCTRDTYPPEATFSLEAAMSIATGVAAAAAHLHRRGILHGDLYPHNTLVTEEGDARLSDFGAASFYDRAGQAAPALERLEVRAFGCLLEDLLDRCPDSSEITLRLRQLQFACMQAEVLARPAFEDVLDALVALAS, from the coding sequence GTGGACACTCGACCCGAGGCTACACTGATGCACAATCTGGAAATGCGGCGACCCTTGAGTGTCGGCCCCGAACCGTTGCATTTGCGCCCCGGCACTCGTCGGCTCAACCTGGCGGCAGGGCTCACGACCTTTCCAGAAGAGATTCTTGAGCTGGCAGACAGCCTTGAAGTGCTCGACCTGTCGAACAATGCCCTAACTACACTGCCCGACAGCTTTGCCCAGCTGCGCAATCTGCGAGTGGCATTCTTTAGCAACAATGCCTTTGAGGTGTTGCCTGAGGTGCTGGCCCACTGCCCCAAGCTGTCGATGATTGGGTTTAAGTCCAACCAAATCACCACCGTGCCCGCTGGGGCGCTACCCCAAGCCACCCGCTGGCTGATCTTGACCGACAACCGCATCGAGTCGCTGCCCGAGTCCATTGGCCAGCTCACTAAGCTGCAGAAACTGATGCTGGCCGGCAACCAGCTGCGGGCTTTGCCAGAGAGTTTAGCCAACTGTCAAAATTTGGAGCTAGTGCGCCTCGCCGCCAACCAGCTTGAGGCCTTGCCTCCTCAGCTGCTCACTCTACCCCGCCTGAGCTGGCTCGCCTACGCTGGCAACCCTTTCTGCCAAAGCTGGGGCAGTGAACCCCTGCCATTGCCCCAAATCGCTTGGGACGACCTGACGGTGGGCGATGTTCTCGGGGAGGGAGCCTCCGGCGTAATTTCGCGCGGCACCTGGCGACAGGGTCAGGATGAAATGCCCGTTGCCCTCAAGCTGTTTAAAGGCGCGATCACCAGCGATGGTTTGCCCGAAGACGAAATGCGGGCCTGCTTGGCGGCGGGGGCACACCCCAACTTGGTTGCTCCCCTAGGGCAAATTGTCGCCCATCCCGAGCAGAACCATGGACTAGTGCTGCCGCTGGTTGACCCCAGCTACCAGGTGATGGGCGGGCCTCCTAGCCTAGAGAGCTGTACCCGCGATACCTATCCTCCAGAGGCCACTTTTTCCTTGGAGGCGGCTATGAGCATTGCCACTGGGGTAGCCGCTGCCGCTGCTCACCTGCATCGGCGCGGCATTCTCCACGGCGATCTGTATCCTCACAACACTTTAGTTACCGAGGAGGGAGACGCTCGCTTGAGCGACTTTGGGGCGGCCAGCTTCTACGACCGGGCGGGGCAGGCCGCTCCGGCTCTAGAGCGTTTAGAGGTACGGGCCTTTGGCTGCTTGCTGGAGGATTTGCTCGATCGCTGTCCCGACTCTTCTGAGATAACGTTGCGACTGCGCCAACTACAGTTTGCCTGCATGCAGGCTGAGGTGCTGGCTCGTCCAGCCTTTGAGGACGTGCTGGATGCGCTGGTGGCTTTGGCTTCCTAA
- a CDS encoding toll/interleukin-1 receptor domain-containing protein — protein sequence MNNANVAGHRQSATDPTAQVFLAYAAEDGCRAPGEAIAGPGGAEVVGELRQLLTQTQITYRQCPCPWPADADPEAIISRAAEACDNYVLVLSPYTLADVFCLQGLLFALSLNKRIVPVLIETVSAHHLPEPLQTLETVDLRDRSLPLTQTDGGRQLLQILHHAADYHHAHTQLLLRALEWERQRRHPDLLLEGDELDQYQRWLVQANGRSHHRPIQLQALYITESARHQASQGSAVALGMGWIRRWL from the coding sequence TTGAACAACGCCAATGTTGCTGGCCATCGCCAGTCTGCCACTGACCCAACGGCTCAGGTATTTTTGGCCTACGCGGCCGAAGACGGTTGCCGCGCCCCTGGGGAAGCGATCGCTGGTCCTGGTGGAGCCGAGGTGGTAGGGGAATTGCGCCAGCTGCTGACCCAGACTCAGATTACTTACCGGCAATGCCCCTGTCCCTGGCCTGCTGACGCTGACCCTGAGGCGATCATCTCGCGGGCGGCCGAGGCCTGCGACAACTATGTGCTGGTGCTGTCGCCCTACACCCTGGCTGATGTTTTTTGTCTCCAGGGGCTGCTGTTTGCCCTCAGCCTGAACAAACGCATTGTGCCGGTGCTGATTGAAACTGTCTCTGCTCATCACTTGCCTGAGCCCTTGCAAACCCTTGAGACTGTCGACCTCCGGGACAGGTCGTTGCCCCTGACGCAGACCGACGGGGGGCGTCAGCTCTTGCAGATTCTGCACCACGCCGCTGATTACCACCATGCCCACACCCAGCTCTTGTTAAGAGCTTTGGAATGGGAACGACAGCGGCGCCACCCAGATCTGCTGCTTGAGGGTGACGAGCTAGATCAATACCAGCGTTGGCTGGTGCAGGCTAACGGGCGATCGCACCATCGACCCATTCAGCTGCAAGCCCTATATATTACTGAAAGTGCCCGCCACCAGGCCAGCCAGGGTAGTGCCGTAGCTCTAGGCATGGGCTGGATCAGGCGCTGGCTTTAG